TGAAGCGAGCCACCAGGTCATTGCCGGGGAACTCGCCGCCGAAGAGGAACCACGACAGGTAGGTGCCGATGATCGGTACGGAGAGGAGGGTGCCGTTCACGACCGCCAGCCCGGTGCCCGAGAGAAGGTCGTCCGGTAGGTCGTAGCCTGTCAGGCCACCGAACATGCCCAGGATCAGGAGGAGAAAGCCGAACACCCAGTTGAGCTCGCGCGGCTTGCGAAACGCCCCGGTGAAGAAGACCCGCATCATGTGCGCGAGCATGCTGGCGACGAACACCAGCGCCGCCCAGTGGTGGGCCTGCCGGATCAGCAGCCCGCCACGGACATCGAAGGAGATGTGCATGGTCGAGTTGAACGCTTCCGACACCAGTTGGCCCTGGAGGGGGACGTAGCTTCCCTGGTACTGCACCGGTGCTGATGAGGGATGGAAGTAGAAGGAGAGGTAAACGCCTGTGACGATGAGGATGAGGAAGCTGTAGAGACAGATCTCCCCCAACATGAAGGACCAGTGGTCAGGGAAAACCCTTCGCGCGGCAACCCTGGTCACGCCACGGGTGCCCAGGCGGGTGTCGACCCAACGGGCGACGCTCTCACCTTTTGGCCGTTGCTGTGGTGCGGCCTGCCGGCTCTCGTTGCTCATCGTTCATCACTCATTCCTCGCCCACGGCTGCCTCGGCCGGATTTTGATGCTCTGTCCTCATTACGACCGGTTGGCCAGTGATGGTGTGACACACCCGTGCCGAACCGACGTTGCGGCCAGGAGCAACCGCCCGATCACTCCAGACTCGTACGGCGTCTCGGTATGCGCGCGATCACGCCGCGGGCTTCGCCGTGGGCCGGTCGGCACGTGCCGCACTCCGCCGCCTCATGGCCCGCCGTTCCGCTTCTGTGGTGCCGCCCCAGATTCCCTCCACCGGATCGGCGTCGAGGGCCCAGCTCAGGCACTGGTCGATCACCGGGCATCGGTGGCACACTGCCTTCGCCTCAGTGATCTGGATGAGCGTGGGGCCACTGCTCGCATTGCCGACAGGGAAAAACAGATCAGGATCAGTGCCTTGGCAGATCGCCGATTCATGCCAGTCCACGAAGAACCTCCTGCGGTGCGAGATGCGTAGGATTCAACGGCTCAACTCGTCGTACGGCGGGAGCCTCTGCGGCTGTAGACACCCGTCAGGTCTCTGACAGATGAGACCGAGCGGTCGGGGTATATGTGACACCGGGGGCCTGTCGGCCACCGATTGCGAAGCCCAGGGGGTCGACTCGGTGACGCACTGTAGTCATTGTTTTACCGTGAACGATGCTTCCGCTGTCTGTTATGCCGATGTCACAATGTCTTTGGCTGTCCTGTCTCTGTCTCGTACCAGGGCCTCGTCGTCTGCCGCTCAACTTCCTCTGGTGCGGACTCGTCACAGCAGGTATCCGCCGGCGGGACGGTGGAGCCGCTGAAGTGGTAGGTGAGAGGAAGGATGCGCATGAAGTCCGTCGGACAGGTGGTGCCGATCGCGGAGCTGACCGAGGAACGGCAGCACCTGTTGGAGGTCGCGTACTGGATGCTCGGCAACGGTCCAGGACCTGAGCACGTCGTCGATGAGGCCTATCGGCTGTGGTACGGGTTGTCCGATCATGAGCTGGCGCGGATCGTGGAGCCGCGCGCTTGGCTCGTGAAGACCGTCGGCGGTATCTGCGTGGCCCGGCTTGCCCAACAGGACCGGGAGCATTCACGTACGGTCGCCGAGCCGGCGTCGGAGCGGTACGAGATGCTGTCACAGGAAATCCACCAGGTGATGCTGAACACGCTGGAATCCCTGTCTCCGACCGAACAGGCGGCGCTCGTACTGAACGACGCTTTCGGGACGACGCGGAGTACGGTCGCCGACATCGGCAGTCAGCCACAGCCGGAGTGCGGGCAGCTCACCGACCATGCACACCGCAGTCTGCAGCACCGGCGCGCACGGCCCACGACGCCGAAGCAGCACGACGCGGTGACCGGCGCGGTTCACGACGCCTGCGTGGCGGAGGAAGCCGGGCTGTTGGCGTCCCTGCTCGTACCGGACGTGACCGTCTACTTCGACGGCGGTGGCAAGATACGAGCCCTGGTCCGGCCCGTCCACGGCAGACAGCAGGTCACCCGCAGCCTGCTGACGCTGCTTGCCCGGCACCCTCGCACCACCCTGGACACCCATCCCGTCAATGGGCGTACCGGTCTTGTCGTTCGTTACGACCGCCAGGTCGCCGGGGTCATCAGCCTGGACGTCGCCGGATCCCAGGTCGTTCAGATCTGGGTCACCCTGAACCCCGACAAGCTCCGTTCATGGAACCGGTCCAGCGCCGCTCGATAGTGCCGCACGGCCCTGGGAGCGGGCATGGTCTTGGGCGACCGGCAGTCACCGACTGCCACTGTCTCCTCGCACGGGTCAGTCCGGGTGGCACCCGTCCCCATACCGGAAGGGACGTGCAAGCGGGCGGTCCACATCGGACGGCGCCTGGTCCGACCACGGTTGTGCGCATCCGCCTATGATGTTCCGGGGCACCCGTCTCATCGTATGGGGCGAGCGAGCGGCACCAGAGGTGTGCCTGACGAGCACGCAAAAGTATTGAGGACAAGAGGACACATGGTCTCCGCAAGCCACACGGCGCACAACATCGAGATCACCGCCGAGAGCCTTCAAGAGGATCTGGCCCGCCTGGAGATTCAGAAGCAGGCGCTGGAGAGGGAGCTCGCCGCGGTCGTCGCTCATCTCGGCTCCGTACAGCGGGCCCTCACTGCCCTCGAAGCCCTCATGCACGGAGGTGCCCAGCCGCAGGCAGTCGACGCGGCGGCCGCGATGTCCACGAAACGGCGTCGCCCCTCAGCACCCGTGCCCCCACAGGAGGGCACCTCCTCCTCGGAATCCGCGGACGACGCCACCATCACACGTGGTGCCCAGAAACAGCAGCCGGCGGTGAGCCGACGGGATCCGGGGGACTCCGCCTCCCCGGCCGTGGCCGGCGCGGTCAGCCGTACCCCCGCGCCTCACACCAACGATGACGGCGACGATGACAAGAAGTACGGCAAACTCACCGAACAGATTTTGGAGTTTTTCGAGGGAGCCGGCGACGCCGACGTGCGGGCCCGGGATGTCGCGGCGGCCCTCGGCCGCGACAAGGACAGCGGGAGCATCAACGCGGTCCGCAGCACCCTGGACCGGCTGGTAGGCACTTCTCGCATCCGGCGGACGGGGCGCGGCCTCTACGCCAAGCAGGTCTGAGACCGTCGGCGACCAAGCCTTGCTGCTCACCTGATCAGCGTGACTCCGGGCACCGTCCACGGGGGGAGGACGGCACCCGGAGCACCGCACCAGGTCTGCTCTGAGACCTCGGTGCCAACGTGCGACATCTTCACGATGACCGTGTCGAACATGACGTCGCGAACGTTGTGATCAGTATACCCACTAACAAGCGTGGTCGGCACTGCCGAAAACACTCTTGAGATGTTGTTGACTGCGCTGTCGGCCTCCCTCACAGGGCGGCGGCCTCGGGCTGCTCACTCCGGCGTGGGTTGCCCCGAGCCACGAAGGCGGTCGTCCAGACAGCCCGCACGCGGACCTTGCGCCAGATCTCACGCACGGTGTCCCCTGCTCGGTACCACGAGCGTGGCGGGTCCCGCCCTCCTCCCATAGTCAGATGACTGATGTCTCAGAGCTTGACCGACCGGAGACTTGCAGTAGCCCGATCGACCCGGTGCAGAGGTGCGAAGTCTCCGATCCATTCGGCGCCCGTCGGTCCGGGAAGAACAGGAAGGGATGACACTGATGAGCGGGAACGCCTTCGACACCGACGACGATCGCGGGTGTGCTGACGCGGAAAACCACCGCCATGAAGGTGTCCACGCGGAACGTACGGGAATCGGAAGCGAGACGGTGACCTGCCGCACCCTCGTACGACTGGTTCAAGGTCATGAATACCCGCAGGCGACAACAGATCTCCGGTATGACAGCGCCGAACCTTTCTCAGTGGGCCTGGAGTTCAATGTGGGCACCGATAGGTCCGTCGAGTGGACATTCGGCCGCGAACTCCTGGTGTCCGGTCTACGGCGGCTCAGTGGTCTCGGTGACGTGCAGATCTGGCCCGCCAGGATCCGAGGTGCGGAGCTCGTGTTCATTTCTCTGCACTCGGGTGACTCAACAGACCTGGTCGCCGCGCCGGCGATAGTGATCAAGGCCTTCCTTGAACGCACCTTGGCGGTTGTACCTCTGGGAGAAGAGACGCGCTATCTGGACATTCAGAGCGCCAGCGCCCAACTCCTGAACGACACGTGAAAAGTCTGAGCGGAACAGATGCCTGCCCCGAGTGCCCGGCCCGCTCGGGTTTTCACTCCTGAGCCAGGCTCAGGAGATCCCCCGCTGCCGGGAACCTGTGTCACACCTGCACGGTGAGCGTTGTCTTACTGGTAGCGCCGAGGTTCGTGCCCCTGCCCAGGGACGCGAAGGCCGCAGATTGCTTGTCCTCCCCAGAGAGGTTGACTGATGTCCACGCGCACCGTTTCCGTCAGCGAGGGCACACGCCTCGCACGCACCGTTGTGATCGGCACCCACCTTCTGAGATCCGATGAACCGGAGCCCGTCAGTTCCGACACCGGTCCCACCCCAGGAGAGCTGCTCCTGGCGGCACTTGGGTCCTGTACCTCGATGGCGGTACGCGCCTATGCCGACCGGCACAGCTGGCCGTTGCATCAGGTCGACGTAGATCTCAGGTTCGGTTCGGACTCAGAGATCATCAAGGAGATCCACCTCTCCGGCGAACTCGAACCTTCCCAGTCAGAACGGCTGCTGGCAGTGGCCGGCCGCTGCCCGGTGCACCGACTACTGACGAATAGTGTCTCGGTGGTGACCCTCTCCACCGTGCGGCAGGAGTCAACCGTTCAGCCCGGACCGCCCGCGTAGGGGAAGTTGGGCGCCCCTGCGCCGGCAGCAACCGGAGCCGATCCGAGATTTCCCCCTGCTCGGCCTTTGGCACTCGGGCTGCAGCGGTGACATCACCTCGGGTCTGGAGAGGGTTTCGCTCGGAGACCCTTGATCAAACCAGTCGACTGGCCTACCTCGATGAGGTATCCGTCGGGGTCGCGCAGGTAGCAGCGCAGCTCGGAGACGCGGTCGACCGGTTCGGTGAGGAAGTGGGCTCCGTTAGCCACGGCATGTGCGTAAAAGCCAGCCATATCGGCTACACGCACGTTGAGGAAGCAGGATGCCCGGTCGCCGTCCTGGGGTGCTTCCAGTGTGACGCCCGGCTTGTCGGGAGTGGGTCCACCTCCGGGATTCATGATGATCCAACTGTTAGCGATCTTCACGATCGCCGGGTTCTCCTCCATAACGACCTCGCCCCCGAAGACGTCCGCATAGAACCGTCGCGAGACAGCGACGTCGCGCACGGTCAGGAAGTGCGTGATGAGCAGGCCGTGTGTGGGTGCGGGGAGATCACCATGTAGTTCCATTTTTTGTCATTCCTCGGTCGCCGAAGTGGTCGCACACGGCAGCGTCTTGCTCGATTCAGCGCGTGGCCACAAGCTGAACCAGGCTGGTGAGATATCCGCAGAGTGCCGCAGATGATTGACCGCGCACCTCTCTCTTCCGTGACAGGCAAGCTCACAGGCCGGTAGCTGGGGCTCCTCGCAGGGGCGGGAAACGGCTGGTCAGCCCGGGGCGGCAGCTGATCGAGCCATCCGAGGGCGTCGGTGACGATATGAGTCCAGGGCCAGTGGCGGGCAAGGCGGAGGATCTGACGGCAGTCGGCGGTGACGACGCGGTGTCGTGCGGGGCAGGTTCCGCAGTCTGCGCAGCACTCGCTCGGCACCCCGTCTGACGAGCCAAGTCCCGCTCCGCCAGCCGCTTTCCCCTTTCACGACCGTTGCACGATCACGCGGTACTTCCGGAAGCCTGCGGGTGGGAACGGGAATCTCGGTCCCTCAAGAAATGGCCTTGACCTGGGCAAACCACCAGGTCAAGGCCATGACAGCAGACGAGTCGGGCTGTACGCCGGATTCTGTCGCCCGGTCGCCTCACGGCAGCCGGGGAGACGGCCATCCATCTAGGGCCGACGTTGCCGCCGGCCTCCTGCGGTCTACCCGCGGACTCGGGCGGGCAGCCCTCGAACGTCCGCGCAGAGCGTCTGACGGCGCTCCTTTTGACCTTGCTCCGGGTGGGGTTTACCTAGCTGCCCAGGTCACCCTGGGCACTGGTGGTCTCTTACACCACCGTTTCACCCTTACCCAGCGCCTGAGCGCCGGGCGGTCTGTTTTCTGTGGCACTGTCCCGCGGGTCACCCCGGGTGGCCGTTAGCCATCACCCTGCCCTGTGGAGTCCGGACGTTCCTCGGGAAGCCCCTGAGGAGCTCCACGCGGCCGTCCGCCCGGCTCGTCTGCCGTGTCGACCATGGTAGCCGACCAGGCGCGGCTCCTTGCTTCTTCGATCAGCGACCGACGAGCGGATCCGGCGTCTCCTTGATCTGCGGCCCAGCCGCAAGCTCCTTCGTCGAGTAGCCGAGCCAGAACTCTCCGGTCACCCTGTCCCTCGCGCCCGGCTGACGTCGCACCCCGCTCGGTCGAGCCGGAAGGAAGCCGTCACCCGGTCCGGGCCCCGTCCGCTGCCACCGAGGGCCTCGCCCGTGGCTGAGCCCGGTTTGGACCGCGTGCGTCTCGCCTTTGGAGGCAGCTGGACGTGGACGCTGCCTGGCCTGTGTGACCAGACATCCGCGGTGTCGGACGGCAACGACATTCGGGGGCTGCGCGGGTCCTGTCGCCCGCTCGCCTCGCGGCGGCCGGGGAGACGGCCCCACGCACAAACACCAGGGTGTTGCCTTTTCACCTTGCTCGCGGTGGGGTCCTGCTCAGCTGCTCAGGTCGCGCTGGGCGCTGGTGGTCCAGGGTGGCCGTCAACCATCACCCTGCCCTGTGGAGCCCGGACGGTGCTCGGAGAGCCCTCCCAGAGGGGACTCCACGCGACCGTCCGCCCGGCTCGTCTGCCGTGGGTGCCATGTGGCCGGGGACTCGCAGCAGGATGGTTCCGCGGTGACCTTGACCGGGCCCGCCGTCGCCAGCACCGAGCCCGCCAGGATGAGGGCGAAGGCCACACCGACGCCCACCGTCAGGGGCTCGGACAGGAACAGCACCCCCGCCGCCACCGCCACCGCCGGGTTGACGTACGTGATCACCGTCGCCCTCGTCGGGCCGACCTCCTTGATCAGTTCGAGGAAGGCCACGAAGGCCACCGCCGTGCAGATCACTCCCAGGCCTGCGAGAGCTGCCAGGACCGAGGCGGAGGGCACCGAGGAGGGCCAGGTCAGCGCCGCGCCCGGGGCGTACACCAGGGCCGCCAGCGCCAGGCAGGGGGCCGTGAGCTGGAGGGACGGGATGTCCTTCAGGTGCCGCGCGGCTATCAGCGGGGCCGTCGCATAGCCCACCACCGTCACCAGCACCTCCGCCATCGACTTCGCGTCCCCGCCCGTCAGGTGCGGGACCGTCAGGACCCCTACGCCGGCCAGCCCCAGCCCCAGACCCGTCACCCGCCGCGCTCCCAGCCTCTCCGTGTCCCCGAAGAAGCGGGCCAGGACCACGCCGACTATCGGTACGCCCGCTATCAGCAGGCCGGCCGTCGAGCTGGACAGGTGGCGTTCCGCGTCCGTCAGCGTGTACCAGGGGCCCATGATCTCTATCACCGCGAAGGCCAGCATGGGGCGCCAGTGCGACCGTACGGTCGAGGACAGGCCGCCCTGCCGGATCGCGAACGGCAGCAGGAGCAGGGCGCCCAGGGCGCAGCGTACGAACACCACCGTCGCCGCGGACAGCGGAGCGTCCACCGCCACTTTGATCATCAGGTAGGGGATGCCCCAGACCACTCCCATCAGGGAGAACAGGAACCAGCCGCGTGCAGTCATACGGCCATGTTCATCGGGTCAACGGCGGCTGTCTTGAACGCTGTTGCGGTACGCCGCCGGGGTCACCCCGAGCACCCGGCGGAACCAGCGCGTCAGGTGGGCCTGGTCCGCGAAGCCCACCAGGGCGGCCGCCTCGGAGGGGCGCCGGCCGGACTCCAGCAGGGTTCGGGCCCTGCCGACCCGGTACTGGGCCAGCCATGCGTACGGCGGTACCCCCATCGTCGTACGGAAGGCTCTGAGGAGCTGGTAGCGGGACAGGCCCAGGTCCGCGGCCAGGTCGGCGAGGGAGGGCGGCGACAGCAACTCGTCGGCCAGACGGTCGCGTACCGCTCTCGCCACCGCCTCCGCGCCGGGGATCACGCAGGTCGTCACGCGTGCCGTGGAGTGGCGGCAGGCCAGGGCCGTCAGCAGCCAGGGGAGGCGGGACTCCGTCTCCAACGGGTCGGGGCAGGCGCTGAGTTCGGAGTGGGCGGAGAGGAGGGCTGCGGCCAGCTCCGGGTCGTCCAGGAGGGGTTCACGGAAGTGGGGGAGGTCCGCATCGGCCGACATGAGGGAGGGCGCCGCGTACAGGGCCCGGTACGCGTAACCGTCCGTCGCGCTTCCCGGGCCGCCCGTGTGCATCTCGCCCGGGGCCAGGACGACGATCGAGCCGGGGCCTGTGCGGATGTGGCCGCCGCGGTAGTCGATGAGCTCCGAGCCGCCCACGCAGACGCCGATCGTGTACTCGTCGTGGGCGTGCGGGGCGTAGACGTGGCGGTCGAAGCGGGCGGTCAGGAGGTCCAGCGGGGGGCCGCAGCGGCCCAGCCGTGCTCTCGTCCACCGTGCTTGTTCCATGCGGCGCCGCCCCCTCTGTCCGTCGACCTCAGGGTGCAACGCCGCAACTCTCACAGAAAGTCCGCTGTCTCCATGTCGAAGGCGAAGGGCTCGGGGAGCCTGAGCGGCTTGCCGAAGGGGCGGGTGCAGTGCTCCCGGTAGTCGCCCTTCTCCGGGTCACTGAACAGCGTGACCGACGACGCCTCGCGATCGATCAGCAGGTAGAGCGGGATGCCGCCGCGGGCGTAACAGCGGCGCTTGGCCTCACGGTCGGCTTTGGGCTTGGTGGACGTCACCTCCAGGACCATGGCGACGCCGTCGCAGGGCATCCAGGAGTCGGCGCCACGGTAGAGCCGCAGTTTCCTGGGAGCGAACGTGCCGTCCGGGATCACGTGATCCTTGAGACAGTCGCTCCCACTCTGCAACTTCAGCCCCTTGTTCCCGGAGAACTGCATATCGGTCCCCGACCGCCTGTACACCTGGTTCACGACCAGTTCGATGTAGTCCTCGTGATCCCCGTCCGGCGGCGGCGTCACAACGATCTCCCCCTCGATCAGCTCGGCCCGGAAACCCTCCGGGGTGTCCAGGGCGAGAAAGCCCTCCAGCAGGACCTCTTCCTGCGTGAGCGGCTCGTGGGCCATGGCAGTCATGTCACGCCCCTCCTTCTGTCGCTCGCCAGACTGGGACATCGGAAGATCACCTGTCCGAGAGATCGGGAACCGTTCCCTCGATCGTGGCACACGATCATGAGCGACGTCAGTCGACGAGCCCGCTGCCCTACCACGCCGGCACTCTCGTACACGCGACAGGGCATCGACTCAGGCAGGCGCGAACCGCACCTTCGCCCCTTCAGGAGTCGCCGGATCCGCCTGCGTGAGCCTGACCCTGAGCCGCTCCCCCAGCTCGAGCCCCGCCCCCTCCACCCGCCCGATCACGGCCGGTGTCTCCAACTGCACGGTCCCGACGGTCGGTCGGCGTTCCTCCACGTCCACCACGCACCCGTCGAACACCTCCCCCACCCGGTCCTGCAGCAGTGCCGCCTCGACGATGTCGACGCACTCCCGTTCGGCCTTCGCGGCGAGCCGGCCGCCCTCGGCCATCTCGCGGGGCAACGCCTCGAAAGCCGCCGGCACCCAGTCCGGTACGGCCGTCCCCGCCACCGCTGCCAGGCAGATCTCCGACGCGTACCGGTCGGCGAGGCGGCGCAGGGGCGCTGTGCAGTGGGCGTAGGGCGAGGCCACGGCCGCATGGGTGGTGATGGCCGGCAGGACCCCGTCCCGGAAGACCGTGTAGCCGGCGCCGCGCAGCAGGGTCGTGCACTCCTGGAGGAAGGCCGCGTGGTGGGGGTTCCGCGGGTCCAGGGAACGCACCAGCGCCGCGTACGACACATGGTGCGGCCAGTCGATGTGCAGGGCGTGGGCGGTACGGCGCAACCGTCCCACCGCGCCGTCGGGGGCGGCGGGCAGGGTGCGGAGGACGCCCGTGCCGTATGCGAGCATCAGGTCTGCCGCCGCCATGCCGGTGAGCAGGGAGATCTGGGCGTTCCAACCGTCGGCGGGAACGCCGGCGCGGTACGTCAGTACATATGTGCCGTCCCGCTCGACGATCTCCTGTTCGGGCACCCGCAAGGAGATCCCGCCCCGCTCGACCTCCAGCGCCTCCCGCAACCGTCCCACCTCCGCCAGCAGCGCGAGCGGCTCCTCGGCGGTGCCCGAGTCGATCGCCTTCTGCACGCTCTCGTAGTCGAGCCCGACCCGGCTGCGGACGAGGGCGCGGCGGACGTCGGCGGCGGTCGTACGGCCGTCCGCGTCGAGGTCGATCGTCCACAGGGCGGCGGGGCGGACCTGGTCCGGGAGGAGGCTGGCGGCGCCCTCGCTGAGCAGCGGCGGGTGCAGGGGGACCCGGGTGTCAGGGAAGTACAGGGTCAGGTCAGCACGCGCCGGTGGGTCTCCGCGTCCAGCGTCGATCCGGGTACGACGAAGGCGGCGACGTCGGCGATGGCGTACCGGACGCGGTAGCCGGTGCCCCGCCGGGAGAGGTGCATCGCCTGGTCGAGGTCGGTGGAGCCGGGTGGGTCGATGGTGAAGAGGGGGATGTCGGTGGCGTCGTCGTACGCCTTCAGGAGAGGCGCTCGCTCCGCCTCTGCCGTCACCTCGGGCGGGAAGCCCGAGGGCACGCCGAGTTCGGCGCGCAGGGCCGTGAAGGCGCTCATGAAGAGGGCGTCGGTCACGCGTATGCGGCGGCGGGGCATACAGCGAGCGTAGGACCGGGACCACCGAGGAGCACGCCGTACGCTGTCTCGGAGCTCAACCGAAGGAGATCGATCCCGTGCTTGTCCTGCTGCCTCCCTCCGAAGGCAAGGCGTCCTCCGGTCGTGGCGCCCCGCTGAAGCTGGAGACGCTGTCGCTGCCGGGGCTCACCGAGGCCCGTGCGGCGATCCTCGAGGAACTCGTCGAGCTGTGCGCCGGGGACGAGGAGAAAGCCCGCGAGGTGCTCGGGCTGAGCGAGGGACTGCGCGGCGAGATCGCGAAGAATGTCGAGCTCAGGACCGCCGGCGCGCGGCCCGCCGGGGAGATCTACACGGGTGTCCTCTACGACGCCCTCGACCTGGCTTCTCTGGACGCGGCCGCGAAGAGGCGTGCCGGGCGTTCGCTGCTCGTGTTCTCGGGGCTTTGGGGAGCGGTCCGGGTGACGGACCGGATTCCGTCGTACCGCTGCTCGATGGGGGTGAAGCTGCCGGGGCTCGGAGCGCTGGGCACGCATTGGCGTGCGCCGATGGCCTCTGTGCTGACCGAGGCCGCGGGCGACGGGCTCGTGCTCGATCTGCGGTCCTCCGCGTACGCGGCCGCGTGGAAGCCGAAGGGTGAGGTCGCGGGGCGGACGGCGACCGTACGGGTGCTGCACGCGCCGACGCGGAAGGTCGTCAGCCACTTCAACAAGGCGACCAAGGGGCGGATGGTGCGCAGTCTGCTGTCGGCGGGAGTCTCTCCGAAGGGCCCGGCCGAGCTGGTGGAGGTGCTGCGGGAGCTCGGGTACGTGGTGGAGGCGTCGGCGCCCGCGAAGGCCGGGCAGGCGTGGGCGCTGGATGTGCTGGTGGACGAGATCCACTGAAGGCGCCGCAGCACAAGGCACCATTGCACAGGGTGCAACGACCTTTGCGCACATCGCACCGCTTCGGCAGGATGACGCCATGGCCTCCTCCTCGCCGCACTCCTCGCTGCTCGACATCGCGCCCGTCGTCCCCGTCGTCGTGCTCCAGGACGCGTCCGACGCCGTACCGCTCGCCCGCGCCCTGGTCGCCGGAGGACTTACCGCGATCGAGGTGACGCTGCGGACGCCGGCCGCGTTGGCCGCGATCCGGGCGATCGCGGAGGAGGTGCCGGACGCGGTGGTGGGTGCGGGGACCGTCATCACGCCGGAGCAGGTGAGGGACGCAGTGGCCGCCGGTGCGTGCTTTCTCGTCAGCCCGGGCTGGACGGACGTACTCCTGGAGGCGATGCGGAGGTCCGGGGCGCCGTTCCTGCCGGGGGTGTCGACGACCTCGGAGGTCGTGGCACTGCTGGAGCGGGGTGTGACGGAGATGAAGTTCTTCCCGGCGGAGGCCGCCGGAGGTGCGGCGTATCTGAAGTCGCTCGCCGGGCCGTTGCCTCAGGCGCGGTTCTGTCCGACGGGAGGGATCGGGCCCGGCAACGCGCCGGATTACCTGTCCCTCCCCAACGTCGGCTGTGTGGGCGGGACGTGGATGATGCCGGCGGACGCGATCGCCGCGCGGGACTGGGCACGGGTCGAGAAGCTGGCCCGCGCGGCGTCGGGGCTACGGGCGCAGGTGTGAGGTGTCATTGAGGAGCCGTACGCTCGCGTTGCCGTCGGCGTAGTACGCGACCGAAGACAGGGAGGCCGCCGAGAGTTCCATGCGGAACAGGGACTCGGGCGGGGCGCCGAGGGCGAGGCGTACGAACGTCTTGATCGGGGTGACGTGGGTGACGAGCAGGACCGTGCGGCCCGCGTACGCCGCGACGAGCTTGTCCCTGGTCGCCGCGATCCGGGTCGCCGTGGCCGCGAAGCTCTCGCCGCCCCCGGTGGGTTCGGCCTCCGGGTCGGACAGCCAGGTGTTCAGGTCGTCCGGGTAGCGCTCGCGCACCTCGCCGAAGGTCAGGCCCTCCCAGGCGCCGAAGTCGGTCTCGATCAGGCCGTCCTCGACGGTGACCTCGATGCCCAGACGCTCCGCCACGGCGGCGGCCGTCTGCCTGGTCCGGGTGAGCGGCGAGGCGAGAATGTGCTGGATCGTGCCCCGCCTGGCCAGGGCTTCGGCAGCCCTCTCGGCCTGTTCCCTGCCGATGTCGGACAGCGACGGATCGGTACCGCCGCTCCCCGAGAACCGCTTCTGGGGAGTCAACGGGGTCTCACCATGGCGCAGAAGCACGAAGGTGGCCGGAGCCCCCATGTCGGCCGGGGCCCAGCCGGGACTGGCGACAGCCTTGGCGGCCCGTACGTCGGCCTCGGCCCGGGCAGCACGCACGTCGGCCTCCGCCTTGGCACCAGCGGCTCCGCCGCCCCGGGACTCCGCCGCCCCGCGGCGGGAAGAGGCGGCCGGAGCCCCCTGCCGTACCGAAC
This portion of the Streptomyces canus genome encodes:
- a CDS encoding Uma2 family endonuclease; amino-acid sequence: MTAMAHEPLTQEEVLLEGFLALDTPEGFRAELIEGEIVVTPPPDGDHEDYIELVVNQVYRRSGTDMQFSGNKGLKLQSGSDCLKDHVIPDGTFAPRKLRLYRGADSWMPCDGVAMVLEVTSTKPKADREAKRRCYARGGIPLYLLIDREASSVTLFSDPEKGDYREHCTRPFGKPLRLPEPFAFDMETADFL
- the eda gene encoding bifunctional 4-hydroxy-2-oxoglutarate aldolase/2-dehydro-3-deoxy-phosphogluconate aldolase; its protein translation is MASSSPHSSLLDIAPVVPVVVLQDASDAVPLARALVAGGLTAIEVTLRTPAALAAIRAIAEEVPDAVVGAGTVITPEQVRDAVAAGACFLVSPGWTDVLLEAMRRSGAPFLPGVSTTSEVVALLERGVTEMKFFPAEAAGGAAYLKSLAGPLPQARFCPTGGIGPGNAPDYLSLPNVGCVGGTWMMPADAIAARDWARVEKLARAASGLRAQV
- a CDS encoding VOC family protein, translated to MELHGDLPAPTHGLLITHFLTVRDVAVSRRFYADVFGGEVVMEENPAIVKIANSWIIMNPGGGPTPDKPGVTLEAPQDGDRASCFLNVRVADMAGFYAHAVANGAHFLTEPVDRVSELRCYLRDPDGYLIEVGQSTGLIKGLRAKPSPDPR
- a CDS encoding OsmC family protein gives rise to the protein MSTRTVSVSEGTRLARTVVIGTHLLRSDEPEPVSSDTGPTPGELLLAALGSCTSMAVRAYADRHSWPLHQVDVDLRFGSDSEIIKEIHLSGELEPSQSERLLAVAGRCPVHRLLTNSVSVVTLSTVRQESTVQPGPPA
- the yaaA gene encoding peroxide stress protein YaaA, giving the protein MLVLLPPSEGKASSGRGAPLKLETLSLPGLTEARAAILEELVELCAGDEEKAREVLGLSEGLRGEIAKNVELRTAGARPAGEIYTGVLYDALDLASLDAAAKRRAGRSLLVFSGLWGAVRVTDRIPSYRCSMGVKLPGLGALGTHWRAPMASVLTEAAGDGLVLDLRSSAYAAAWKPKGEVAGRTATVRVLHAPTRKVVSHFNKATKGRMVRSLLSAGVSPKGPAELVEVLRELGYVVEASAPAKAGQAWALDVLVDEIH
- a CDS encoding SsgA family sporulation/cell division regulator, coding for MSGNAFDTDDDRGCADAENHRHEGVHAERTGIGSETVTCRTLVRLVQGHEYPQATTDLRYDSAEPFSVGLEFNVGTDRSVEWTFGRELLVSGLRRLSGLGDVQIWPARIRGAELVFISLHSGDSTDLVAAPAIVIKAFLERTLAVVPLGEETRYLDIQSASAQLLNDT
- a CDS encoding AraC family transcriptional regulator; amino-acid sequence: MEQARWTRARLGRCGPPLDLLTARFDRHVYAPHAHDEYTIGVCVGGSELIDYRGGHIRTGPGSIVVLAPGEMHTGGPGSATDGYAYRALYAAPSLMSADADLPHFREPLLDDPELAAALLSAHSELSACPDPLETESRLPWLLTALACRHSTARVTTCVIPGAEAVARAVRDRLADELLSPPSLADLAADLGLSRYQLLRAFRTTMGVPPYAWLAQYRVGRARTLLESGRRPSEAAALVGFADQAHLTRWFRRVLGVTPAAYRNSVQDSRR
- a CDS encoding DMT family transporter, whose protein sequence is MTARGWFLFSLMGVVWGIPYLMIKVAVDAPLSAATVVFVRCALGALLLLPFAIRQGGLSSTVRSHWRPMLAFAVIEIMGPWYTLTDAERHLSSSTAGLLIAGVPIVGVVLARFFGDTERLGARRVTGLGLGLAGVGVLTVPHLTGGDAKSMAEVLVTVVGYATAPLIAARHLKDIPSLQLTAPCLALAALVYAPGAALTWPSSVPSASVLAALAGLGVICTAVAFVAFLELIKEVGPTRATVITYVNPAVAVAAGVLFLSEPLTVGVGVAFALILAGSVLATAGPVKVTAEPSCCESPATWHPRQTSRADGRVESPLGGLSEHRPGSTGQGDG
- a CDS encoding RNA polymerase subunit sigma, whose protein sequence is MKSVGQVVPIAELTEERQHLLEVAYWMLGNGPGPEHVVDEAYRLWYGLSDHELARIVEPRAWLVKTVGGICVARLAQQDREHSRTVAEPASERYEMLSQEIHQVMLNTLESLSPTEQAALVLNDAFGTTRSTVADIGSQPQPECGQLTDHAHRSLQHRRARPTTPKQHDAVTGAVHDACVAEEAGLLASLLVPDVTVYFDGGGKIRALVRPVHGRQQVTRSLLTLLARHPRTTLDTHPVNGRTGLVVRYDRQVAGVISLDVAGSQVVQIWVTLNPDKLRSWNRSSAAR
- a CDS encoding WhiB family transcriptional regulator, whose product is MDWHESAICQGTDPDLFFPVGNASSGPTLIQITEAKAVCHRCPVIDQCLSWALDADPVEGIWGGTTEAERRAMRRRSAARADRPTAKPAA